GTGGGTCCAGCCGAGGGGGACGCCGGTCGCCGTGAACCAGGAGGCGCCGATTCCGGTGGCGGTGTAGCCGGTCTGCCGGAACACGGCGACGTCCGCTCTGGCGGTACCGGTCTGCAGCACCTGGTGGACGCGGCCCAGGTATCCGGAGATGTCCTGGACGTGCCGCCAGGTGGGCTGGCGCGGGCCCCACGACTCGCCGTAGCCGGCGGTGCCGTTGTACGGGCTGAAGGCGGCGAATCCCGGCCAGTTGACGCCGGGGGCGGTGGCGTAGGAGAAGCCGTGCACGACGGTCTGGTTGACGCCGGCCGCGTAGGCGCCACCCATGGTGCGCAGGAAGCGGTCCCAGGTGGTGCTGTACGCGGATCCGTTGTAGGCGCCCGCCTCGCAGGACAGGACGGTCCGTCCGGCCATGTCCCGGCCGCCGGCCAGGCAGCGGTAGTCGTCCAGGTTCTTGAAGCCGAGGGACTCGCCCTCGGGGACGTCGAGGATCGCGGCCGCGGCGATGGCGTCCGTCTGGAGGCCGTAGGGCTGCGAGCGCAGGGTCATGCCGAGGATGTGCGCCCAGTCCCGCAGGGCCGTCAGGTGGTGGCGGTTGAAGAGGCCGGAGACGGTCTCCCAGAAGTCGTGGCGGATCTGGCGGGTGAACTGGGCCTCGAAGGCGAAGACCTGGTTGCTGTTGTCCAGGACGAGGGCGGGCAGGTACGGCAGCAGCGGCCGTCCGGTGTGCTTCTCGAAGGCCTCGGGCAGCAGGGGTGTCCAGGTCAGGCCGTCGGTCTCCAGCTCCACGGAGTCCTCGAAGAAGGAGCCGCCCGCGGCTCGCAACAGGCGCCGCACGGAGGGGGTCAGCAGGTGGTCCTGCCAGTAGGAGGTGACCGCGGTGGTGCCGGCCGGGCTGAAGTGGTCGACGGCATAGGCGGCCGGGGCGGAGTGGGGGCCGGACTCGGGCTGCTGGCCCGAACCACGCACCCAGTAGGAGATGAGCACCCAGTCCCCGCCCCCGGGCGCGGTCCAGGTCAGCGTGCCGTCGGTGACGGTCGCGGTGAGGTCCTGGACGCTGTCCGGGTCGAGTCCGGTCTCCTTGCGGGTCGAGTGGGCGGGCTCGACCCGGGCGGCCTGTACGGCGAGGAGCTGCTGACGGGTCACCCCCGCGGCCGTGGCGTGGACGGGTGGCGGGACGGGCCCCTGGTAGGTGCTCCCACCGGTCAACGAGGCGCGGCCGTGGGCGAGTTCCTTGGCGGCGGCGTCGTCGTCGGGCGTGAGACCGGGGACGGCCACGGGCCAGCTGGGACCGAGGGTGAGGTCGACGGTGAGACCCCGTCTCGCCGCGCGGCGCAGCGCGGCCTCGACGCCGTCCCGCCAGGGCCCGCTCCCCCAGCCGTGGTGTGCGGCGTCCAGGACCGACTTGTCCTTGATGCTGTGGTGGACGGCGGCGATCTCCACACCGCCGAAGCCCGCGTCCGCGATCTGGTCGATCTCGCGGGCGATCTCGTCCGGGTCCACGAGACCGTCCGGCCACCACCAGCGGAACCGGGGCCGCACGGAGCGGGCGGGGGCCGCGAACCAGTCGGCGGCGCCTTCCGTCCCGGCCACCGCCGACGAGGCCCCCACCCCGAGCGCCAGGGCGGCGCCCGCGGTCAGTCCGGCGGCCAGGACCGCGCGTCGGGACATGCCGTCGCGCTGCGGGTTGGCTTCATGCATAGGGGCGCCCCAAAGTATTGAATCGTTTCAATCACCGGCAAACGCCGGAACGTTAAGCCGCCGTTCCGGCCGAGGTCAAGATGCGTGCGGTGCGAGTGCCGCGGCGAGCGCGTCCAGATGGTCCGCGACGGGACCGGCGGTGAGCAAGCCGCTTGCGGCGCCCGCGAGTTCACCCCTCGCGGGTTCGAGCGCGCTCTGGGCACGCCGCATCAGCACACGGTCGTCCACCTGGATCGCCGCGCGGGCGAGGAGGCTCCACAGGGCCTCGTACAGGAGGTCCCCGGGCGGGGAAGGCACGGAAGCCAGCAGGCGTACGGCGTCCTGGTCGCGCCCTTCGGCGAGCAGCAACAGGGGGCGCACCCACGGCTCGTAGGGGCCCCAGTCGGTGTGCGGGTCGGCGGTGACGGGGAGGCCGTGGTGCAGCCGCAGGCACAGCAGGGCGAGCGGCAGCAACCCCTGCTCCAGGCCAGGCATTCCGGCGCCCTCGAGGCACGTGGCGGCGGCCCGGTACGCGGAGTCGCCGATCTGCGCGGGCTCTGTCGTCGCGGTGCGCAGGGCGCGGTACCACGTGGTGAAGACGGCGACGAGAGGCAGTTCGTGCCGTTCGGCGAGGGCGTCGGCGGCGGCCGCGTGTCGGTCGGCCGCCGTGAAGCAGGCGGTGGCGCAGTGCGCTTGGAGCCGGATCAGGTGGCCGAGGACCTCGTAGGTGAACAGGCCGTGCCGAGCGGCCACTTCGGTGATCTCCGCGCCGATCCCGTCCCGCCGGGCAGCGAGTCCGGCTCGTTCGAAGGTCTGCATGAACAGGCCGTTGAGGGCGAAGACGAGCAGGCTGGCGTCTTCGAGCCGGCGTGCGCTCTCCACGGCCCGATGGGCCGCCTGGAGGGCGCGCGCCCCCTCGAGGAGCGTGCCGCGGGACTCCACCGCCACGGTGGCCAGGAGCCGTGCCCTTGCCGCCTCGGACGCGCCGGGCGGCAGGAGGAGCAGGGTGCGTTCCGCCGCACCCACCAGCCGGCCGGCCTGGGCGGGGTCGTCGGAACGGGTCCAGACGGCGGGGACGTCGTAGACGCCGATGACACGCGCCGTCAGCTCCGGATCGCCCAGCTGCTCCGCCGCCGCCACGGCCGCCGCGCGGTGCCTGCGGGCCGCTTCCAGTCCGCCGCCCCCGGTGACGGCGAGATCGCGCATCAACCCCGCGGTCGACTCCAGGCGGGTGCGTGCCCGCGCAGGGACCATGCTCGCGTACGACGCGGAGGCCTGCGCCCAGACCTGCGCGGCCGGGTCCGAGGGGCCCGGGTCCAGGTGGTCGGCGTGCCGCAGGATGTCCTGCTCGGTGCGGCTCAGCCGCGGGCCCGGCTCCACACCGAGGTGCTCGCCCAGCAGCTGTCGGGCACGCCGCAGGACGGACAGGGCGTCGGCCTGGCGTCCGCAGCGGTACAGGGCGAGGGCGAGCAGCTGCCAGGCGTCCTCCCGCCAGGGGTGCTCGGCCACATGGGCGTCGAGGTCCGCTGCCGCGTCGGCCGCGGCACCGAGGGCGAGCCGGCCCTCGGCCCGGCGCTCGACGGCGGTCAGCCGGAGCTCGGCGAGGCGGGAGCGTTCCGCGCGCGCCCAGCGCTCCTCGGCGAAGTCGGCGTAGGCGGGTCCGCGCCACAGCTCGAGAGCCTCGGTCAGCCGGGGCACCGCCTGCACGGGAGGAAGGTCCGCAGCGGCGGCGACCATCTCCTCGAACCGGCGGGCGTCGACATGGGCGGGTTCGGCGCGCAACGCGTAGCCGGGGCCTTCGGTGACGAGAAGGCGGGCCGGGGTCCGGCGGGGACGCTCGGGTTCCAGAGCACGCCTCAGCCCGGCGACGAAGGTCCGGACGGTGCCCACGGCATCCGCCGGCGAGTCCCCCTCCCAGAGGTCCTCCACCAGGCGGGGAACGGGCACGACCCGGCGGCGGGCGATGAGGAGGCGGGCCAGCACCGCACGGTGCCTCGGACCCTTCAGGGCGATCGGCTCCCCGGTCTCGTCCCAGGCCGCCACCGCCCCCAGGACCCCGAACTCGACCACACGCACGTACCTCAACGTACACGCGTTCATTCGTTGCTCATTCGCTCCCCGGATCCTGGGTTCATCGGCGCCCCGGGCCCGGACACCGATGCCTCCCACTCGCCGTACGACCGAAGAGAGCCCCGCCGTGAGACCCACCATCGCCGGATTCGAGTACCAGCGCGTGTCCGTCGCCGACGACGTGTCCCTCCAGGTGGCCGTGGGAGGGACCGGCACACCCGTGGTCCTGCTGCACGGCTTCCCGCAGACCCACCTGATGTGGCGCCACGTCGCGGCGGACCTGGCGGCCGACCACACCGTGATCTGCCCCGACCTGCGCGGCTACGGCGGCAGCGACAAGCCGCGCGAGGACGGCCCCCGCACCTACTCCAAGCGGACCATGGCGAACGACGTCGTCACCCTCGCCCGCCGGCTGGGGCACTCCCGGTTCACGCTGGCCGGGCACGACCGGGGCGCGCTGGTCGCCTTCCGCGCAGGCCTCGACCATCCGGACGCGGTCTCCCACCTGGCCTGTCTGGACGTCCTGCCGACACTCGACATGTGGGACGCCCTGCACGGCACGTCGGCCGCGGTCGCCTTCCATCTCTACCTCATGGCCCAGCCGCCCGGTCTCGCCGAGCGGATGATCTCCGCGAGCGCGGACGCGTTCTTCGGCCACTTCCTCGACGTGTGGGCGAACCGCCCCGACGCGATCCCGGCCCAGGTCCGTGCCGAGTACCTGCGGGCCTGCCGCGAGGCGGTGCCGTCGATCGTCGCCGACTACCGCGCCTCCGCGGGCATCGACGTCGAGCACGACGAGGCCGACCGGGCCGCGGAGAACCGGCTGGGCATGCCGGTGACCGTGCTCCAGCAGGACTGGGGAGCCGCGCTCGGCCACGACGCCACCGCCCTGTGGGCGGCCTGGGCCGACGACCTTCGTCATACGACCGTCACCTGCGGCCACTTCATGGCGGAGGAAGCACCGGCGGACGTGGCGAAGGCCGTTCGGGAACTCACTCTTCGAAGAGCGTGACCCGTTGCCTCCATATACCCCTCCCCCGTATCGTCCGGGGACAGGCGACACGGACGGAGGAACACCATGGACGTGGAAGGGTTCACCGCGGACGGTTACGGCCAAGTGCGCCAAGTCTTACAGCAGTTGGTGGACGAGGGTCTGGAGACCGGGGCGGGTGTCTCCGTCTGGCGTGACGGCCGTGAAGTGGTGCGGCTGAACGCCGGCTGGGCCGACGCCGGGCGCAGCCGCCCGTGGCGCGACGACACCCTCGTCATGCCGTACTCCCTGTCCAAGTCCTTCGTCACGCTCACCGCGCTGGCGGCCGTGCGCGACGGCGCCCTGGCGCTGGACGAGCCGATCGCCGCGCACTGGAAGGCGTACGGAGTCCACGGCAAGGAGCGGACCACCCTGCGCCAGGTGCTCACCCACCGGGCGGGCCAGCCCCGCTTCCCCGCCGCGGCCGCGGCTCTCGACCCGCTGGACGACGCCGGGCTGCGGCAGAGCCTGGAGGAGGAGGCACCGGAGTACGTCCCCGGCACATCCCTCGGGGAGCATGCCCTGACCTACGGCCATCTGGTCGACGGGGCCCTGCGGGCCGCCGCGGGGACGACTCTGGGGGAGCTCTTCCACGAGGTGGTGCGGCCCGCGCTCGGTCTGGACGCCTGGTTCGGCGTGCCGGACGACTCGCTGGAGCGGGTCGCCGACCTCGAGTACGCGCGGCCCGACTGGCCCGAACAGCTGCATGCCAGGCCGTGGTTGGAGATACCCGACGGCGTTCTGGACACGGCCCGGACGAACTCCCGGGCGTGGCGGCAGTCGGTGTTCGGGGCCACCAACCTCCAGACGACGGCGAGTTCGACGGCGGAGTTCTTCTCGCGTCTCACCGGCGAGGACGGGCCGGTGCGCCGGCTCCTGGGCCCCGACCTGCACGCCGAGCTCCTCGCCGCCCAGGTCACCGGCTTCGACGAGGTCTTCGGCACCCGGCTCACCTGGACGCTGGGCTTCGTCCGCGACAAGGGGAAGATCGCCAAGGGCGGGATCGGCGGGTCCGCGGCCTGGTGGTCGCTGCGGCACGGGCATGCCTGCGCCTATCTCACCCGCCGGCTGGACGACCATGTCCGGGCCGCGCGGATCGCCGCGGCCCTCGGGGACGACCTCACCGTGGTGGGCGAGGACTGAACGGCAGCTCGGACATCCGCAGATTCCAGCGGCCGTCGCGCCCGGTGAGTCCGACGGTGGACAGCGGGGGGACGTCGATTCTCCAGAACGCCTGGTGCGGTGCCCCCAGCGCGTGCACCACCGCGGCCCGTGCCACGGCCTGTTCGACCACCGCAAGCACACGTCCCGCGTCGGACGGCAGCGCGTCCAGCCAGGCGGCGACGCGGTCGCAGATCTGCTCCACGCTCTCCCCGCCGTGCGGTGCCGCCTCCGGATCGGTGAGCCAACTGACCAGTCCCGAGGCGTCGGTTGCCGCTATCTCGTCGAGGGTGCGGCCGTACCAGGAACCCATGTCGAGGTCCCGCAGCGCCGGTTGCGCGGTGACGGCCTCCCGTCCAAGGGCCTCGGCCGTCCCGGTGCAGCGGCGAGAAGGTGCCGTGTAGACGGTGCGGGCCTCGGGGAGGGTTCCGGCGGCGGCCTCCGCCCGGCGCAGTGCCCGCTCGTCGAGAGGGCCGTCGGCGAAGCGTACGGCGCGTTCCGTGCGGGCAGCGGCGCACAGGAGGGTGAGCCGGACGGCCATGGGGGCCCTTTCGTCGAGTCTCCGGGGGCAGTTCATCGTAGGTGGCGTACGCCATGTTGGCCGGAGCCCGCATTGCCCCTACCATCTGGGGCGACAAGGACGACGGCGCCACGGAAGTCCGGTGCAAGCCCGGCACGGTCGCGCCACTGTGTGCCACCCCTCGGCAGACGAGGTGGTGGTGAGTCAGACCCCACGCCGTCGTCGAGTGCTCCACACGATGCGGGACGCGTTGTTCCCGAGGAGGTCTCGCCATGGCGCAGTCCACTGCCGCCCCCACGCCCACCACCCCTGCGATCACCCCGCTGCCGGTGCGGGCGCTCGTCCCCTGGGCCGTCTTCTTCGGCGTCCTGATGCTCGTCCTGCTGTACTTCGTCGGCGCCGAACAGGGCGCCACCGCACTCGTCTCCGGCGAGGGCGTCCACGAGTGGGTGCACGACGCACGCCACCTGCTCGGCTTCCCCTGCCACTGAGGCGGGGCGGACCACCATGAACTCCACAGTCGTACGCACCCTGTTGGTGCGCGGCATGCTCGCAGGGCTCGGCGCCGGCGTCCTGGCCTTCGTCTTCGCCTATCTGGTCGGGGAGGGCCCGGTGGACGCGGCCATCGCCTTCGAGGAGGCCGGCTCCCACGAGCACGGCGAGGAACTCGTCAGCCGTTCCGTGCAGTCGACGGCCGGACTCGCCACCGGGGTCCTCGTCTTCGGGGTCGCCATCGGCGGCATCCTGGCGCTGGCGTTCTGCTTCGCGCTGGGCCGGATCGGCCGGTTCGGAGCCCGGGCGACCGCTGGTCTGACCGCGCTCGGCGGCTTCCTCACCGTCTATCTCGTACCGATCCTCAAGTATCCGGCGAATCCGCCCGCGGTGGGCGACCCGGACACCATCGACAAGCGCACGGCCCTGTTCGTCCTGATGATCGCGCTGAGCGTGCTCCTCGGGATCTGCACGGTCCTGCTGGGCCGCAGACTGGCCCCGGCCTGGGGCAACTGGAACGCCTCGACCGCGGCCGCCGTGGCCTTCGTCGCCGCGGTGGCGGTGGCGATGGTCGCCCTGCCCGCCGGGGACAACTCCCCGAAGGGTTTCCCGGCCACCGACCTGTGGGAGTTCCGCCTGGCCTCCCTCGGCGTCCAGGCCGTGCTGTGGGCGGGATTCGGGCTGCTCTTCGGCTACCTGGCGGAGCGGGTCCTCGAGCCGGAACGGGCTCGCGGCAAGGTCTCGGCGCTGGTCGCCTGACGGTGTGGGTTCTGCCGGGGGCGCGCCCGGCGGAACCTACGACGTGCCCTGCAGCTGCCGTATGGTCCCGCCGAGCTTGTTCCTGGCCTGTTCCAGGTGCTCCGCCTTGGCGCTGACCACCCAGCGCGGGCCCACGAGGTACGTGCCGCCGTAGACACTGGCCGCGTCGAGCCACGCCTCCTTGTACTTCTCCGCGGGGAAGGTGGTGATGCGGTAGTCGGCCTGCCCCGAGTGGCAGAGTCCCTCACGCAGTTCGTCGGCCTCGATCCGGATCTCGGCCTTGCAGCCGGCCAGTCCGGCGATCACCTCGATCCTGGCCGCGGCCACGATGCCGGCCGCCGGCGCGGCGGAACTCCTCGAGGGCCGCGGCGTCTTGGCGGTGTCGTCCTCGCCTCCGCCGCAGGCCGTGACCAGCGCGAGGCTCCCGACGAGGGTGCCCAGCCGTAACACGGTGGTCCGATGGTTGCGTCCTCGTCGCGGCACGAGCCTCTCCGTATCCGGTCGGTGTACGGCTGCACCCTGGGGTACGGAAGATCGGTTACGCCTGTTCAGTCCCTGTGTGCGTTCGCTCGAGCCCGAGGGCCGTGCCGATGTCGGCGACGGGCCGATCCCGGGCGTCCCGCGGGACGCGATCCCGGGCCTGGGAGAGGTTCTCACCGCGGAGCCGGCACGTGAGACCACAGGATTCCGGACGGCAACGCGATGTCCGCGCAGGATGGAAGGGCCGGACACCCGTCTGTCCGACCCCTCCGCACCTACCGGGTCAGCCGCCGTTCAGCCGGGCACGCAGAAGCCCCTTGCCGATCTCGGCGCCCTTGCGGCTGTCCGCCTGGGCCTTGCGGAACAGGTCGGCGACCTCGGTGTCCTTGTCACGCTCCGCGTCCTGGATGTAGCTCTCCAGGCGCAGCGCGTTGCTCAGGCACGCCTCGACATACCAGATGAGGTTGTAGTCCTTGTCCGGCGTGCCGGTCGCGCCGCCGGTCTCCGTGCTGCTGGTCATTCGGGCCTCCTCCAGCGGTAGTCGTTCCGGAGGGGACGAGTACCCGTCGTGCGCAGGTCAGTCCCCATCGGTGCCCGAAAACCGAACCAGCGTGGACGGCGTGGGCAAGGACCGGCGGGAGTCGCGCGGAAACACGTCGCAGGGGGCGCGACCGGTCCCCCGTTCCGGTCGTTCCCCCTGCGGTGCGTCGAACTTACGTGACCTGCGTACCCTTGTGAATCGCGTCGATGCCCGCTGTGCGCGGCACAGGGCTCACCGGTGCACAGGTGAGTCCGGAGGGCCCGGATTGTCCGGGAGCAGGACGGGGTGTTCGAGTTCGCCGGTCGCCAGATGGGCCAGCACGACCTCGTAGAGGTCGCTGCCGGAGGCGATCAGCCGGCGTTCGAGAACCGGCTCGGCGCTGCGGACGTGTTCGCGCACGGTCTGCGCGTGGACGGCCAGTGTCTGCGCGGCCCGCTCCGCGTTGCCGCCCGCGGCGATCCAGCTGCGCAGCGTGCGGCGCAGGTCGCGGGCGTCGCCGTCCAGACGTCCCAGCAGTTCCCGCGCCCAGGTCCCCAGCGCGGGTCCGGCCAGCAGGTCACCCAGCCGGGCGCGCGCCTGAGTGGAGCCGCCGTGATCACTCTGTCCGTCTGCGAGGCTGACCTGGGTGCTCAGGGCCAGGTGGACGGTCGCACGGACGGTGAGGTCGGTGAAATCGGTCCGCAGCAGGGACTCGACGCGTTCCATACGGGCGCGGACGGTGTTGCGGCTGACGCCGAGGACCTTGGCCGCGCTCACGGCGGTGAACTCCAGTCCGAGCCGGGTGGTGGCGAGCAGTTCGGCGCGGGTGTGGTGCGGCAGGGTGTCGAGCGGGCGCAGCAGCCGGGCGGTCCACTCGCGCAGCGCGGCCGGGTCCATCAGGCGTTCGGGGTGGTTGCGCTCGGCGTACACCGCCGCCTTGTCCGGCCGTACCCGCGCCACGGCGAGAGCGCTGACCGCCTGCCCGTAGGCGGTGGCGGTCCGGGCGAGGCTCTGCCGGGAGCTGCCGCCGAGCAGGGTGCCGGGGGTGCGGTCGACGAGTGAGCGCAGGGCCTCGCCCGCCGCGTCTGCGGTGGTCACGACGATCACGTGCTCGTCCATGGCCGGACAGCGCACCACGAGTGCGCGGTCGCCGGTCACGCCGAGGCACTCCTCCACGAGCCGTTCCCGTTCCGCGGCGTCCCCCTCGAGCACGTAGACGCGCGCCGTCTCGGTGTCGAGCAGGCCGGGCCAGAGCCCCGCGGCGACGCGACGGGCGGAGACGGTGTCCTCCACCATGAGCAGCTGGAGGATGGCCAGGCGCAGATCGGACGTGGCCCGCTTCAGGCGCCGCCCGGCCGCGGTCGTCTCACGGGCGAGCAGCAGAAGTCCGAGGACCTGGACGGTGTGGGTGAGGATGTCGGAGGCGTGCCGGTCGAAGGGGTCCGGGCGGGCCACCGCGAGCACTCCGGCGGACGCCTGGTTCGGCTGCTCGATCCTGACCAGGCGCAGGTGGCCGTCCTCGTCGGCCGAGGCCGCGGAGGCGATGCGTCCGGCGAGGATGTCGGCGACCAGGCCCTCGTCCAGCGGTATGCGCGTACCGGCGACGAGGGTTCCGGTGTGGTCCTGGAGCGAGGCCGAGCCGTGCAGCGTCTTTGCGAGCCAGGCGACGATCCGGCGGACATCACGTCCTGTCGGCCGCAGATGGTCGAGGAGTTCCTGCGCCCATGTCGGGGGTCCGGCGTCCGCCGCCCGGCTCCGACCGAGTCCACCCTCCTGACCTGCCACGTCACCCTTCTCCTCGCCCCTCGCCCGGCATGGCACACCGCTCGGGACGTTACCTCACGTGCGGCGGGCGGGAGCTCGGCCGGACGCGGTCAGGTGGGAGACGTGCGTGGAGGTGCCCGTCGGGTAAGGGCGCGAGGAGAGCGGCCCCGGCACCGTGCGGTCATGGACCAGGCAAGGACCGGAGCCGCGGCCCAGCACGAACCGGATCGGCCTCGGCGGAGGCCGGAGGCGCAGCCCGTGTCACCGAGCCGTCCGGGCGCGCAGTGCGGTCGTGGACCAGGCGAGGGCCGGGGAGAGGCGGCCCGGCGCGGGGCATGCGTT
This portion of the Streptomyces canus genome encodes:
- a CDS encoding glycosyl hydrolase; translated protein: MHEANPQRDGMSRRAVLAAGLTAGAALALGVGASSAVAGTEGAADWFAAPARSVRPRFRWWWPDGLVDPDEIAREIDQIADAGFGGVEIAAVHHSIKDKSVLDAAHHGWGSGPWRDGVEAALRRAARRGLTVDLTLGPSWPVAVPGLTPDDDAAAKELAHGRASLTGGSTYQGPVPPPVHATAAGVTRQQLLAVQAARVEPAHSTRKETGLDPDSVQDLTATVTDGTLTWTAPGGGDWVLISYWVRGSGQQPESGPHSAPAAYAVDHFSPAGTTAVTSYWQDHLLTPSVRRLLRAAGGSFFEDSVELETDGLTWTPLLPEAFEKHTGRPLLPYLPALVLDNSNQVFAFEAQFTRQIRHDFWETVSGLFNRHHLTALRDWAHILGMTLRSQPYGLQTDAIAAAAILDVPEGESLGFKNLDDYRCLAGGRDMAGRTVLSCEAGAYNGSAYSTTWDRFLRTMGGAYAAGVNQTVVHGFSYATAPGVNWPGFAAFSPYNGTAGYGESWGPRQPTWRHVQDISGYLGRVHQVLQTGTARADVAVFRQTGYTATGIGASWFTATGVPLGWTHQFLSGPLLDLPSATVSDGRLAPDGPAYKALFVEGDFFYGSTPTLAVEDARKILALAEAGLPVVLFGAFDQALTPGVPDQGETDRLRDILARLLTLPHVIRVTDKAAVGDALAGLGVSADVRHATASTLLNAHRVTADADFYYLCNGKHAETVKPPVAAIDHDVTLRRSHGGRTVPYLLDPWTGEAVRIARYTEDGADITLRVTLQPGQTMIVALGRPGLFGDRHGTSAHAEATDADAVLFTDRGLTLRARTAGTWTTRLSQGRTATTRTPAVPAPITPARWELDVEDWYPGSDATRTEHVRHSLTLDPLRPWSQIPELADSAGIGRYRTTVTLPADWTSSHGAELELGQISDTFRVSVNGRRLPAADRLHPVVDLGPFLRRGENTLEIEVATPLINRLRVAQPTVFGGVARQDHGLVGPVRLVPYVQAAVR
- a CDS encoding AfsR/SARP family transcriptional regulator is translated as MRVVEFGVLGAVAAWDETGEPIALKGPRHRAVLARLLIARRRVVPVPRLVEDLWEGDSPADAVGTVRTFVAGLRRALEPERPRRTPARLLVTEGPGYALRAEPAHVDARRFEEMVAAAADLPPVQAVPRLTEALELWRGPAYADFAEERWARAERSRLAELRLTAVERRAEGRLALGAAADAAADLDAHVAEHPWREDAWQLLALALYRCGRQADALSVLRRARQLLGEHLGVEPGPRLSRTEQDILRHADHLDPGPSDPAAQVWAQASASYASMVPARARTRLESTAGLMRDLAVTGGGGLEAARRHRAAAVAAAEQLGDPELTARVIGVYDVPAVWTRSDDPAQAGRLVGAAERTLLLLPPGASEAARARLLATVAVESRGTLLEGARALQAAHRAVESARRLEDASLLVFALNGLFMQTFERAGLAARRDGIGAEITEVAARHGLFTYEVLGHLIRLQAHCATACFTAADRHAAAADALAERHELPLVAVFTTWYRALRTATTEPAQIGDSAYRAAATCLEGAGMPGLEQGLLPLALLCLRLHHGLPVTADPHTDWGPYEPWVRPLLLLAEGRDQDAVRLLASVPSPPGDLLYEALWSLLARAAIQVDDRVLMRRAQSALEPARGELAGAASGLLTAGPVADHLDALAAALAPHAS
- a CDS encoding alpha/beta fold hydrolase, coding for MRPTIAGFEYQRVSVADDVSLQVAVGGTGTPVVLLHGFPQTHLMWRHVAADLAADHTVICPDLRGYGGSDKPREDGPRTYSKRTMANDVVTLARRLGHSRFTLAGHDRGALVAFRAGLDHPDAVSHLACLDVLPTLDMWDALHGTSAAVAFHLYLMAQPPGLAERMISASADAFFGHFLDVWANRPDAIPAQVRAEYLRACREAVPSIVADYRASAGIDVEHDEADRAAENRLGMPVTVLQQDWGAALGHDATALWAAWADDLRHTTVTCGHFMAEEAPADVAKAVRELTLRRA
- a CDS encoding serine hydrolase domain-containing protein, which codes for MDVEGFTADGYGQVRQVLQQLVDEGLETGAGVSVWRDGREVVRLNAGWADAGRSRPWRDDTLVMPYSLSKSFVTLTALAAVRDGALALDEPIAAHWKAYGVHGKERTTLRQVLTHRAGQPRFPAAAAALDPLDDAGLRQSLEEEAPEYVPGTSLGEHALTYGHLVDGALRAAAGTTLGELFHEVVRPALGLDAWFGVPDDSLERVADLEYARPDWPEQLHARPWLEIPDGVLDTARTNSRAWRQSVFGATNLQTTASSTAEFFSRLTGEDGPVRRLLGPDLHAELLAAQVTGFDEVFGTRLTWTLGFVRDKGKIAKGGIGGSAAWWSLRHGHACAYLTRRLDDHVRAARIAAALGDDLTVVGED
- a CDS encoding histidine phosphatase family protein; this encodes MAVRLTLLCAAARTERAVRFADGPLDERALRRAEAAAGTLPEARTVYTAPSRRCTGTAEALGREAVTAQPALRDLDMGSWYGRTLDEIAATDASGLVSWLTDPEAAPHGGESVEQICDRVAAWLDALPSDAGRVLAVVEQAVARAAVVHALGAPHQAFWRIDVPPLSTVGLTGRDGRWNLRMSELPFSPRPPR
- a CDS encoding CbtB domain-containing protein, whose protein sequence is MAQSTAAPTPTTPAITPLPVRALVPWAVFFGVLMLVLLYFVGAEQGATALVSGEGVHEWVHDARHLLGFPCH
- a CDS encoding CbtA family protein produces the protein MNSTVVRTLLVRGMLAGLGAGVLAFVFAYLVGEGPVDAAIAFEEAGSHEHGEELVSRSVQSTAGLATGVLVFGVAIGGILALAFCFALGRIGRFGARATAGLTALGGFLTVYLVPILKYPANPPAVGDPDTIDKRTALFVLMIALSVLLGICTVLLGRRLAPAWGNWNASTAAAVAFVAAVAVAMVALPAGDNSPKGFPATDLWEFRLASLGVQAVLWAGFGLLFGYLAERVLEPERARGKVSALVA
- a CDS encoding helix-turn-helix domain-containing protein, which encodes MAGQEGGLGRSRAADAGPPTWAQELLDHLRPTGRDVRRIVAWLAKTLHGSASLQDHTGTLVAGTRIPLDEGLVADILAGRIASAASADEDGHLRLVRIEQPNQASAGVLAVARPDPFDRHASDILTHTVQVLGLLLLARETTAAGRRLKRATSDLRLAILQLLMVEDTVSARRVAAGLWPGLLDTETARVYVLEGDAAERERLVEECLGVTGDRALVVRCPAMDEHVIVVTTADAAGEALRSLVDRTPGTLLGGSSRQSLARTATAYGQAVSALAVARVRPDKAAVYAERNHPERLMDPAALREWTARLLRPLDTLPHHTRAELLATTRLGLEFTAVSAAKVLGVSRNTVRARMERVESLLRTDFTDLTVRATVHLALSTQVSLADGQSDHGGSTQARARLGDLLAGPALGTWARELLGRLDGDARDLRRTLRSWIAAGGNAERAAQTLAVHAQTVREHVRSAEPVLERRLIASGSDLYEVVLAHLATGELEHPVLLPDNPGPPDSPVHR